The segment GTATGAGAGGTATGCTCGAAGATGTTGCTGCATTTATCATAAATTTGAAAAGCCTAAGATTTAAAATCAAGGGCGATTCAAAAAGAGAGGTTGTAGAATACAGCTTCAAAGGACCAAAAGAGATTTGCGGAAGCGATCTTTGCAACGATTTGGTCGATGTAGTAAATCCTAGCGCATATTTGGCTACTATTAACGAAGATGCCGATTTGAAATTTACTCTAATCGTAGAAAAGGGCATTGGTTATGTTCCAAGCGAAGAGATAAGAGACACTCTTGATAGCGATTATATCGCGCTTGACGCTTTCTTTACGCCTGTTACAAAAGCAGTGTATGATATCGAAAATGTCCTAGTCGAGGATAACCCAGACTTTGAAAGAGTAGTATTTACGATCACAACTGACGGACAAGTAAGCGCAATCGACGCATTTAAAAATGCGTTAGAGGCTATGTATCAACAACTAAGCGTTTTCAAAGGCATAGTAAATATCAATATTTCTGATACTTTGGGAAAACAAATCCCTACAAATTCAGAATTTGCTAAATTATTTGAAAGCATTAATAGTTTGAATTTAAGCGCAAGAAGCTTTAACTGCTTAGAAAAAGCCGATATTAAATTTGTCGGTGAAATCGCTATTATGAGCGAATCAGAGCTAAAAGACCTTAAAAATTTAGGTAAAAAATCTCTTGAAGAGATTAAAGGCATTATGGAAGAAATCGGTTATCCATTGAGTAATGATAAACCAGAATTTTTAAGCAAAAAAGATAGCCTTAAACAAAAGCTTGAAGAGCTTAAAGCACAATCAAAAAATTAAGGATAATAAATGAGACACAATCACGGATATAGAAAGCTAGGTCGCACTTCGTCTCATCGTGCTGCACTGCTAAAAAATTTAACTATCGCATTAGTAAATAGCGGCAAAATCGAGACAACGCTTCCTAAGGCAAAAGAGCTTAGAAGTTATGCTGAAAAACTAATCACAAGAGCTAGAAAAGGCGATAGCGAAGCTCATAGATTTGTTTTCGCTGCATTACAAGACAAAGGCGCAACAAACAAACTAGTTACCGAAATCGCTCCAAAATACGAGGGCGTAAATGGTGGCTATACTCGCGTCATCAAAACTCGCGTTCGCCGTGGCGACGCAGCTGAGATGGCATACATCGAGCTAATTAGCAAATAATCAAAATTCGGGAGAAATCCCGAATTTTAAATTTTAAAATTCTTCAAATTTCCCTTTAAATTTCAACCTTTAAATTTAGATTTTAATCCCAAATTTACGCAAAATATTGTAATATTTCGACTTTTAAAAGCCTCAAAAATAAAAAAAGGAAAAAGTTGCAAATCCAAAATGATTTTTTAAAAAAACTAATTGATTTAAGGCACAAAATCGCCTTTGGTCTTATCCTTATCATCACCTGCGCGCTAATGGCGTATTCAAAGAGCTTTATGACAATCGCCTTTGGAATTTGCATTTTTATCTTTGCGATAAATTTGCTAAATCAAGCCCTAAGCGGTCTAAGCATAATCGAAAATTTCTTACACAGCGTAACTTCTAGCAAATTTAAAAGCTTCCTTTTTGGGTTTATCACGACCTTTATCATGCAATCAAGCGGCCTAGTTAGCGTGCTTGCGATATCGTTTTTAAGCGCGGGGCTAATCGGGCTTAGCGCTGGGCTAGCTATCATTTGCGGGGCAAATTTGGGCACGGTTTCTGGTGGCTGGCTCTTTGCACTGGGGCTAAAAACGCAAATCGCATACTACGCAATGCCTCTGATAATTCTAGGCTCGCTGTTTTTATTCACCAAAAACCAAAATTCCAAAAGTTTTGGCTATTTTTTATTTAGTTTAGGGCTTTTGTTTTTAGGAATCCACTATATGAAGGGCGGATTTGAGGAGATCAAAGACACGGTCGATCTAGCAAAATACGCTATGAGCGGGTTTGGCGGGCTTTTGATTTACACATTTGTGGGTATTGTCATTACGATACTGACCCAGAGCTCGCACGCCACGCTCGCCCTTGTCATCGCAGCTCTTGGCGCGTCGCAAATAAGCTACGAAAACGCAATCGCAATCGCCATTGGCTCAAATATCGGAAGCACAATCGTGGCAGTCATCGGCTCACTTTCGGCGAATTTCGACGGAAAAAAGCTAATGCTTGGCCATGTGATTTTCAATGTCGCCACGGCTGTTTTGGTGATCGCACTGATAAAATACTTTGTGCTTGCCACAGACTGGGTGAGTGCGTATGTGGGGATAAAAAGCGATGATTACGCGCTTAAACTCGCTGTTTTTCACACGATTTTTAATACTTTTGGGTGCATGATTTTTTATCCGCTGATTTCAAAACTTGAAATTTTACTAAACAAAATCATCACCGGCAAGGTCAAACGCGCCAAAATCATCAAGGCAAAATTTCTCGACGAAAACGCGCAAAAGGTGCCAAATACAGCATTTATCCTGCTTATCAAAGAAATGGGCAGGCTGTATTCTAACACCGTCTCAATCGTGGCAAAATCAATCAGCATTAGCAAAAATGACCTTAGCTCAGAGCTTGGCTCGGCTGAGATTATCGCCAAACGCTCGAAGCCAAAGGAGATAAATTTCGACGAGCTTTACGAAAACCGCTTCAAAGAGCTTTACTCTCAAATCACAGACTATCTCATCGGCGCTAGCGCAAACGCCAAAGACAGCGATTTGGCGCGCTTTATGAATATCCGCAGAGCTAGCCTGCTTCTAGCCGAAACGCTAAAAGATGTCAAACTAATCCAGCCAAATATCTTTAAATTTATGAGCTCATCGAACGAGCATATCCGCGCCGAATACGACAAACTGCGCGCAAAAATCGTGAAAATGCTCCGCATTATGGATAATTTGCGCGATTTCGAAATTGATAGCAAAGAGGGTATGAAGGAGCTTAGGGCGCTTTTTGAAGAATACCGCAAAAGCGCGCTTGCGCCCGATAAACTTTTAGCTGGGAAGCTCATTTCAAACAAAATGGCGACCTCGCTGATGAACGATATGGAAATCGTCAATGAAATCACTTCAAGGCTTTTAAAAATCGTGGAAATTACATTTAATTACGGCAAAGAAAACGATGATTTTGAAATCATCCGCGATAATCTGCGCCCAAAAGAGGCGTGAAATTTAGCTTTTATGTCAAATTTAAGTAGTAAATTCGCACCAAATTTAGCCCCTTTTGGTAAAGGGGCATTTGGATTAATCCGCCAAATTTATCGTATCGATAATCTCTCTGGCATGGATTGCGTAGTCGTTGGCAAGGGCTTTTTGGAAAATTTCGGCTAGTTGCTCATACGAGCCATCACCTCCGCCGAAAAACTCGCTATCGCCGAAATTTCGCTCATTTGTAGAGATTGTTTTATTATAAATCGGCTTGCCGTTTTTTAGAATTTTAAGCTTCAAATCGTAGCTGATAAATGGTTTGGCCGTCACATCAAAGCCATCTGCGCTATAAAAGCCAAATTTAAAATCGCTGATTTGCGGGACGATTAAAAGCGCGCTAGGGCTTATGAGTTTTTCATCGCTTATCGTATTTGCTCGCACCAAATACGAGCCGATAAATCGCTTCGTCTCGCCTCCGACAAACTCGCCAAGGCTAAGGGTTAGATCCTTTTTTTTGCCAAGGCTAGTTGAAGAGACGAAAGTTTGCTCGCTCATAATATCAGCCGGGATATAAATTTGAGTTTCCCTCATGGCGTTTGCGACTAGGATATTTTCATCATACGGGGCGACATCTGCGCCGTTTTTGAACTCGGCCTTGTGTGCGCAACCGGCAAAAAGTGCGCAAACAAGGGCAAAAGAAAAAAGCTTTTTCACGAAATTTCCTTTATTTTATCACTTTTACGACATCGTCAAATGCACGGCGTAGTTTTTTAGGCTGCGGATTTACGCGGTATCCAAACGGAAGCACGAGTGCCACGCGGCGGTCGTTTGGCTCGTATCCTAGCACTCTTGTAAGCTCAGCCCTATCATCAATCCCCTCGATTGCACAGCTATCGATCCCACGACTTGCGGCCTCGTTCATCATAGTCATCGCTGCGAACATGCATTGAGCGTGCGACCAGCCAAATAGCAATTCATCGTCATTTTTGAAATTTGCATTTAAAAATTCATCGTAGAATTTCACCCTTGCTTCGCGCTCTTCTGCGCTTTTGTCCTCACGGCGAGAAATCATTTTGGCGATGTATTCACTGCCGTTTTTGAGCTCAGAAATTTTCGCCATGATTACGACAAGGCGCGCTGAGGTGGTGATTTGAGGCTGTTTCCAGCAAAGATTGCAAATTTTTTGCTTCATTTCATCATTTTGGATAACCAAAAAATCCCATTGTTCAAGCCCAGTCGAGCTTGGAGCTAAAATTCCAGCTTCTAGGATTGCTCTGAAATCCTCGTCTGATATTTTTTTGTTTTCGTCAAAAATTTTGCATGCGTGGCGAAAATTTAAAATTTCTGTATGTGTCATACTCTCTCCTTATTTTAGTTTGATTATGTAGCCATTGGCGAAATTCTCAAAGCTAGCGTTTGATTCGCCGCTGATTTCGAGGGTGTAAAAGCCCTCATCTCTGGTGATATTAATGTCATAAAACCCGCCCACATTTACCATAAATCCAGCCTGACTAAGCTTCATTTCGTCCCTAAAAAGCTCGATTTTTGCGAATTTGCTTTTGTTTGTATCGAGGGATTTAATCTCATCTTTTGTGATGATTTCGAGACTATGATTTTTGATAACGAACTGCAATTTATCATCAAATTTGATCGTCTCTAACGGCAAATCAAGGCGTGGCGTAAAATATGGCTTAGGCATAGAAATACCGCCGTTTTGCTCCAAATTTGGGTCATTTGAAGTGACAGAAACATCTAAAATTTTAGAAAGCGCAGGTTTAGCTCGTGCGCTTAGCATAAAATCATCTCGCCAATCCACAGAGCGATTTATGTCGATGATTTTTTCCTGTGTTGCGCCATTTTCGTCGCTATAACGCACCACGATTTGCTCGATTATCTTGGCGTTTGAGGGGAGTGAAAAGAGCTGCGAAGTGAAGTCATCTGGCGGGATTATGGGTTTTATGACTTGAAATTTAGGTGCGCTTAAATTTTGTTCTGCGCTTGAATTTTTGTCTTTGTTTGTGGAATTGGTGTCTAAATTCGCGCTAGAATTCGTATCAGCTAGCAGTAAAACTGCGCATAAAAAGGGTAGTAAAATTTTCATTTAACCAAATCCGGATCTAGCAATCTGCGCTCCAAATATGTCTTTTGAAGCTCGGCATTTTCACTTTTTAGCCTCTCGATATCCGAAAACAAAAACGCCTTTTGCTTTTGCAAATCGCGCAAAACCTCCAACGAGCGCTTGCCAAAAAGCACATCGTATAAGAAAAATCCAGCGTAAGCGATAGCCACTAGCCCGCAAAGCGCAATGGCGATTTTTTTAAATGGCGATTCGATTTTTCTGAAATTTCTAGGTTTGCTAAATTTTGGCGAATTTTGCGAATTTTGCGAATTTTGTTTTGGCGCAGTATTCGCTGTGCGGGCAGAATTTGCGCCCGAATTTGGCTTTTGCGCCGAATTTGCGCCAAATTCTTGCTCGTAGAAATTCCCGGCTAAATTTTCACTTTTGCCCTCTTGCTCATCGTAAAATTTAGCCCCGATTTGGCTTAAAATTTCGCTATCATCGCCAAATTGTGCGCGCTGGGCGTAAGAGC is part of the Campylobacter sp. VBCF_01 NA2 genome and harbors:
- a CDS encoding DNA-directed RNA polymerase subunit alpha encodes the protein MRKITTSAHMPTELKVENVSENVAKIVAYPFETGYGVTLAHPLRRLLYTSTVGFAPTAVKIEGVTHEFDSMRGMLEDVAAFIINLKSLRFKIKGDSKREVVEYSFKGPKEICGSDLCNDLVDVVNPSAYLATINEDADLKFTLIVEKGIGYVPSEEIRDTLDSDYIALDAFFTPVTKAVYDIENVLVEDNPDFERVVFTITTDGQVSAIDAFKNALEAMYQQLSVFKGIVNINISDTLGKQIPTNSEFAKLFESINSLNLSARSFNCLEKADIKFVGEIAIMSESELKDLKNLGKKSLEEIKGIMEEIGYPLSNDKPEFLSKKDSLKQKLEELKAQSKN
- the rplQ gene encoding 50S ribosomal protein L17 encodes the protein MRHNHGYRKLGRTSSHRAALLKNLTIALVNSGKIETTLPKAKELRSYAEKLITRARKGDSEAHRFVFAALQDKGATNKLVTEIAPKYEGVNGGYTRVIKTRVRRGDAAEMAYIELISK
- a CDS encoding Na/Pi cotransporter family protein; amino-acid sequence: MQIQNDFLKKLIDLRHKIAFGLILIITCALMAYSKSFMTIAFGICIFIFAINLLNQALSGLSIIENFLHSVTSSKFKSFLFGFITTFIMQSSGLVSVLAISFLSAGLIGLSAGLAIICGANLGTVSGGWLFALGLKTQIAYYAMPLIILGSLFLFTKNQNSKSFGYFLFSLGLLFLGIHYMKGGFEEIKDTVDLAKYAMSGFGGLLIYTFVGIVITILTQSSHATLALVIAALGASQISYENAIAIAIGSNIGSTIVAVIGSLSANFDGKKLMLGHVIFNVATAVLVIALIKYFVLATDWVSAYVGIKSDDYALKLAVFHTIFNTFGCMIFYPLISKLEILLNKIITGKVKRAKIIKAKFLDENAQKVPNTAFILLIKEMGRLYSNTVSIVAKSISISKNDLSSELGSAEIIAKRSKPKEINFDELYENRFKELYSQITDYLIGASANAKDSDLARFMNIRRASLLLAETLKDVKLIQPNIFKFMSSSNEHIRAEYDKLRAKIVKMLRIMDNLRDFEIDSKEGMKELRALFEEYRKSALAPDKLLAGKLISNKMATSLMNDMEIVNEITSRLLKIVEITFNYGKENDDFEIIRDNLRPKEA
- a CDS encoding NAD(P)H-dependent oxidoreductase, translating into MTHTEILNFRHACKIFDENKKISDEDFRAILEAGILAPSSTGLEQWDFLVIQNDEMKQKICNLCWKQPQITTSARLVVIMAKISELKNGSEYIAKMISRREDKSAEEREARVKFYDEFLNANFKNDDELLFGWSHAQCMFAAMTMMNEAASRGIDSCAIEGIDDRAELTRVLGYEPNDRRVALVLPFGYRVNPQPKKLRRAFDDVVKVIK
- a CDS encoding FtsB family cell division protein; translation: MLFKKKGSGARELGSYAQRAQFGDDSEILSQIGAKFYDEQEGKSENLAGNFYEQEFGANSAQKPNSGANSARTANTAPKQNSQNSQNSPKFSKPRNFRKIESPFKKIAIALCGLVAIAYAGFFLYDVLFGKRSLEVLRDLQKQKAFLFSDIERLKSENAELQKTYLERRLLDPDLVK